A region of Pseudarthrobacter sp. NIBRBAC000502770 DNA encodes the following proteins:
- a CDS encoding SDR family oxidoreductase, producing the protein MGLLDNKTAIVTGSSRGIGADVARILASEGAAVVVNYRQKAPRANKVVQGIEAAGGRAVDVGADLTTQEGVQALASAAMENFGSLDLLVLNASGGMETGMGEDYALKLNRDAQVNMLNAAVPLMKEGSRVVFVTSHQAHFINTVPTMPAYEPVARSKRAGEDALRDLIPNLADKGISLVVVSGDMIEGTVTATLLDRSTPGAIEARRAEAGKLYSVEEFAQVVAGMATADVESGHTEYAGGADYFGKSAEASS; encoded by the coding sequence ATGGGACTGCTCGACAACAAGACGGCGATCGTCACCGGATCATCGCGGGGCATTGGCGCCGACGTAGCGAGGATCCTCGCTTCGGAGGGCGCCGCCGTCGTGGTCAACTACCGCCAGAAGGCCCCGCGTGCCAACAAAGTGGTGCAGGGCATCGAAGCCGCCGGTGGCCGCGCCGTCGACGTCGGGGCGGACCTCACCACCCAGGAAGGGGTGCAGGCCCTGGCCAGCGCCGCCATGGAGAACTTCGGCTCCCTTGACCTCCTGGTCCTGAACGCGTCCGGCGGCATGGAAACCGGGATGGGGGAGGACTACGCGCTCAAGCTTAACCGCGACGCGCAGGTGAACATGCTCAACGCCGCCGTGCCCCTGATGAAGGAAGGCTCGCGCGTGGTCTTCGTGACCAGCCACCAGGCCCACTTCATCAACACCGTCCCCACTATGCCGGCCTACGAGCCGGTGGCCCGCAGCAAGCGCGCCGGCGAGGACGCCCTGCGGGACCTGATCCCCAACCTGGCCGACAAAGGCATCTCCCTCGTGGTGGTTTCCGGCGACATGATCGAAGGCACCGTCACCGCCACGCTCCTGGACCGTTCCACCCCGGGTGCCATCGAAGCCCGCCGCGCGGAGGCCGGCAAGCTGTACTCGGTGGAGGAGTTCGCGCAGGTTGTGGCCGGGATGGCTACGGCCGACGTGGAATCCGGACACACCGAGTACGCCGGCGGAGCGGACTACTTCGGCAAGAGCGCAGAAGCTTCCAGCTAG
- the serB gene encoding phosphoserine phosphatase SerB, with translation MTSNVTAVSYGLNVTPAGLEQLRSVLAAHGADVLSESSAGDSRYGVQVLDLALPDATAAGLAALRRAVADAATDDFDTALVPAGLRSAARKLLIMDVDSTLIQQEVIELLAAYAGKREEVAAVTEAAMRGELDFAQSLHARVAVLAGLPADVVQSVRREVKLSEGADRLVAAFKAAGHTVAVVSGGFNQILEPIAGDLGIDYWQANELEIVDGALTGKVLGAVVDRAAKEKYLREWAAAEGIALEHTIAVGDGANDLDMLGAAGIGVAFNAKPAVRAVADAALNMPYLDAVRHIAGV, from the coding sequence ATGACTTCGAACGTGACTGCGGTCAGCTATGGCCTCAATGTGACCCCCGCCGGGCTGGAGCAGCTGCGTTCCGTCCTTGCCGCACACGGCGCGGACGTGCTGTCCGAATCCTCCGCCGGTGACAGCCGTTACGGGGTCCAGGTCCTTGACCTGGCCCTTCCGGATGCCACCGCCGCCGGCCTGGCCGCCCTCCGGCGGGCCGTGGCGGATGCCGCAACCGATGATTTCGACACTGCGCTTGTCCCGGCCGGGCTCCGCTCCGCGGCCCGAAAGCTGCTGATCATGGATGTGGACTCCACCCTGATCCAGCAGGAGGTCATCGAACTCCTTGCCGCGTACGCCGGCAAGCGCGAGGAGGTGGCGGCCGTCACGGAAGCCGCCATGCGCGGCGAACTCGACTTTGCCCAAAGCCTCCACGCCCGGGTTGCCGTGCTCGCGGGACTGCCCGCCGACGTCGTCCAATCCGTCCGCAGGGAAGTGAAGCTCAGCGAAGGTGCCGATCGGCTTGTGGCCGCCTTCAAAGCCGCCGGCCATACAGTGGCTGTGGTGTCAGGCGGCTTCAACCAGATCCTTGAGCCGATCGCCGGGGACCTGGGCATTGACTACTGGCAGGCCAATGAGTTGGAGATCGTCGACGGCGCGCTGACCGGCAAGGTGCTGGGCGCGGTGGTGGACAGGGCAGCCAAGGAAAAATACCTGCGGGAATGGGCTGCGGCCGAGGGTATTGCGCTTGAACACACCATCGCCGTGGGCGACGGCGCGAACGACCTGGATATGCTCGGCGCAGCCGGAATAGGCGTGGCCTTCAACGCCAAGCCCGCTGTCCGCGCCGTAGCGGACGCAGCCCTGAACATGCCATACCTGGACGCCGTCCGCCACATCGCCGGGGTCTGA
- a CDS encoding ABC transporter ATP-binding protein — MSDVLELDSVSVVRGKKTLLDKVDWQVNEGERWVILGPNGAGKTTLLQIAAARLHPSSGKAGILDETLGRTDVFELRPRIGLSSAALATQIPEHENVLNVVVTAAYGVTGRWREGYERDDERRAFRLLNDWGMGPLLNRTFATLSEGERKRVQIARALMTDPELLLLDEPGAGLDLGGREELVHKLGELARDESAPAMVLVTHHLEEVPPGFTHAMLLRDGGVVAAGPITEVLTEEHLSTTFGLPLDVSENAGRYTATARR; from the coding sequence ATGAGTGATGTTCTGGAACTGGACTCCGTCAGCGTTGTCCGAGGTAAAAAGACCCTGCTGGACAAGGTCGACTGGCAGGTCAACGAAGGCGAACGCTGGGTCATCCTGGGACCCAACGGCGCCGGAAAGACCACCCTCCTCCAGATCGCCGCGGCCCGCCTGCACCCCAGCAGCGGCAAAGCCGGAATTCTCGACGAGACGCTGGGCCGTACCGACGTCTTCGAACTTCGCCCCCGCATCGGGCTTTCCTCGGCTGCACTTGCCACCCAGATCCCGGAACACGAGAACGTCCTCAACGTCGTGGTCACGGCCGCCTACGGCGTCACCGGCCGCTGGCGGGAAGGCTACGAGCGCGACGACGAACGGCGCGCCTTCCGGCTCCTGAACGACTGGGGCATGGGCCCGCTGCTCAACAGGACGTTCGCCACCCTGTCCGAAGGCGAGCGCAAGCGCGTCCAGATCGCCCGGGCCCTCATGACCGACCCCGAACTACTGCTGCTGGATGAGCCCGGCGCCGGGCTGGACCTGGGCGGCCGCGAGGAACTGGTCCACAAGCTGGGCGAGCTGGCCCGGGACGAGTCGGCTCCGGCAATGGTCCTGGTCACGCACCACCTTGAAGAGGTCCCGCCCGGCTTCACCCATGCCATGCTGCTGCGCGACGGCGGCGTGGTGGCTGCTGGACCCATCACCGAGGTCCTGACGGAAGAGCACCTGAGCACCACCTTCGGGCTTCCCTTGGATGTCTCCGAGAACGCGGGACGCTACACGGCCACAGCACGCCGCTAG
- a CDS encoding sulfite exporter TauE/SafE family protein, with protein sequence MELFSSIIVFIAGLWAGTINAVVGSGTLVTFPVLIALGVAPVTASMSNAMGLVFGTGAGAFGYRRELAGRGRQVLRLLPASVLGGVTGAWLLLHLPEKVFHYVAPVLLVLALLMVVFQPRLQDWVRNREANPEHAVRDKRHGFLLVVLVYLAGVYGGYFVAAQGILLVGILGVFLTGTIQNANAMKNILVLGVNMVAAISYLLFAFDRVNWLVVLLIAISSTIGGLAGSKVGRKLSPRVLRAVIFSLGIVALAVMIANLLK encoded by the coding sequence TTGGAACTCTTCAGCAGCATCATTGTGTTCATCGCCGGCCTGTGGGCCGGCACCATCAACGCGGTGGTGGGATCCGGCACCCTGGTCACCTTCCCGGTACTCATCGCCCTGGGCGTGGCTCCGGTGACCGCCTCCATGAGCAATGCCATGGGCCTGGTCTTCGGAACGGGCGCCGGGGCCTTCGGCTACCGCCGCGAGCTGGCCGGCCGGGGACGGCAGGTGCTGCGGCTCCTGCCCGCCTCGGTCCTGGGCGGCGTCACCGGCGCCTGGCTCCTGCTGCACCTGCCGGAGAAGGTTTTCCACTACGTCGCCCCGGTCCTCCTGGTCCTGGCCCTGCTGATGGTGGTGTTCCAGCCGCGGCTCCAGGACTGGGTGCGCAACCGCGAGGCCAACCCCGAACACGCAGTCCGGGACAAACGCCACGGATTCCTCCTGGTGGTCCTGGTCTACCTGGCCGGTGTCTACGGAGGCTACTTCGTCGCGGCGCAGGGAATCCTCCTGGTCGGGATCCTGGGCGTGTTCCTCACCGGCACCATCCAGAACGCCAACGCCATGAAGAACATCCTGGTCCTCGGCGTGAACATGGTGGCCGCCATCTCCTACCTGTTGTTCGCCTTCGACCGCGTCAACTGGCTCGTGGTGCTGCTGATCGCCATCAGCTCCACCATCGGCGGCCTGGCTGGTTCAAAGGTAGGCCGGAAGCTTTCGCCGCGGGTCCTGCGCGCCGTGATCTTCAGCCTGGGCATCGTGGCCCTCGCCGTCATGATCGCCAACCTGCTGAAATAA
- a CDS encoding RNA methyltransferase, whose product MTFHYLESAADPRVSDYTTLTDVHLRKLREPAEGMYIAESSRVLRRALAAGHQPRSFFLAEKWMADLEDVFQAYPDVPVLIGPAALLEEITGFHLHRGAMAAMHRPAPVPLPDLLAGARRVAVLEDIVDHTNVGAIFRSAAALDIDAVLVSPRCGDPLYRRSVRVSMGTVFQVRWARLQDWPGDLQVLKDHGFTVAALELTPDAEDVDAVASRNVDKLALVLGTEGAGMSPETLAAVDLAVKIPMRNGVDSLNVAAASAVAFWELRARG is encoded by the coding sequence GTGACCTTCCACTACCTCGAATCCGCCGCGGACCCCCGGGTCAGCGATTACACCACCCTGACGGACGTGCACCTGCGCAAGCTCCGGGAACCGGCCGAGGGCATGTACATTGCCGAATCCTCGCGGGTCCTGCGCCGGGCCCTTGCGGCCGGCCACCAGCCCCGGTCCTTCTTCCTCGCGGAGAAGTGGATGGCGGATCTTGAGGATGTCTTCCAGGCGTACCCGGACGTCCCGGTGCTCATCGGCCCGGCCGCCCTCCTGGAGGAAATCACCGGGTTTCACCTGCACCGCGGCGCCATGGCGGCCATGCATCGTCCGGCCCCGGTGCCGCTGCCGGACCTTCTCGCCGGGGCGCGCCGCGTGGCTGTGCTGGAGGACATCGTGGACCACACCAATGTGGGTGCCATCTTCCGCTCCGCGGCGGCGTTGGACATCGACGCTGTGCTGGTCTCGCCGCGCTGTGGCGATCCGCTGTATCGCCGCAGCGTCCGGGTCAGCATGGGGACCGTGTTCCAGGTTCGTTGGGCCCGCCTGCAGGACTGGCCCGGTGACCTCCAGGTGCTCAAGGACCACGGCTTCACCGTCGCGGCGCTGGAACTGACGCCGGACGCAGAAGATGTCGACGCCGTCGCCTCCCGCAACGTGGACAAGCTCGCCCTGGTGCTTGGCACCGAAGGTGCCGGCATGAGCCCGGAGACCCTCGCCGCCGTCGACCTCGCTGTCAAAATCCCGATGCGGAACGGTGTGGATTCACTGAACGTTGCGGCTGCCTCGGCCGTCGCCTTCTGGGAGTTGCGCGCCCGGGGCTGA
- a CDS encoding type B 50S ribosomal protein L31, which yields MKSDTHPKYEAVVFNDLASGTKFLTRSTVSSNKTIEWEDGNTYPVIDVEISSESHPFYTGKQRIMDSAGRVERFNARFKGFGGKK from the coding sequence ATGAAGTCTGATACCCACCCGAAGTACGAAGCTGTTGTCTTCAACGACCTGGCCTCCGGCACCAAGTTCCTGACCCGCTCCACCGTGTCTTCCAACAAGACCATCGAGTGGGAAGACGGCAACACCTACCCGGTCATCGACGTCGAAATCTCTTCCGAGTCCCACCCGTTCTACACGGGCAAGCAGCGCATCATGGACTCTGCAGGCCGCGTCGAGCGCTTCAACGCTCGCTTCAAGGGCTTCGGCGGCAAGAAGTAA
- a CDS encoding biotin/lipoate A/B protein ligase family protein, whose product MSEPGFPADNAHNNQRLHGEYKVPGGKLVVVDLAVVDGALADVSVSGDFFLEPDEALADINRALTGLPDTTPAKDLAAAVTAALPAAAVLFGFSADAVAVTVRRALAKATSWQDHEWNVIAPTVLPTEINVALDEVLTEAVGAGERTPTLRFWDWQEPSVVIGSFQSVQNEVDPEGVARHGINVVRRISGGGAMFMEAGNCITYSLYLPQTLVDGLSFADSYPFLDAWVMAALERLGINAFYIPLNDIATDQGKIGGAAQKRLANGGMLHHVTMSYDIDADKMVEVLRIGKEKLSDKGTRSAKKRVDPLRRQTGLARTAIIEAMIEVFSERYGATPSTLAGHELAAAKDRVAAKFGTEEWLHRVP is encoded by the coding sequence ATGAGCGAGCCCGGATTTCCTGCCGATAATGCCCACAACAACCAGCGCCTGCACGGGGAGTACAAGGTTCCCGGCGGCAAACTGGTGGTGGTGGACCTGGCAGTTGTGGACGGGGCCCTGGCGGACGTCTCCGTCAGCGGGGACTTCTTCCTGGAACCTGACGAGGCCCTGGCGGATATCAACCGGGCGCTGACCGGGCTCCCGGACACCACCCCAGCCAAAGACCTCGCTGCGGCCGTCACAGCGGCCCTGCCGGCCGCAGCCGTGCTTTTCGGCTTCTCCGCGGACGCCGTGGCCGTGACCGTCCGCCGTGCACTGGCCAAGGCCACCTCCTGGCAAGACCACGAGTGGAACGTCATCGCGCCCACGGTGCTCCCCACGGAAATTAACGTTGCCCTGGACGAGGTGCTCACCGAGGCCGTCGGAGCGGGGGAGCGCACACCCACCCTGCGGTTCTGGGACTGGCAGGAACCGTCGGTAGTCATCGGAAGCTTCCAGTCTGTGCAGAACGAGGTGGATCCCGAGGGCGTGGCCAGGCACGGTATCAACGTGGTGCGGCGGATCAGCGGCGGTGGAGCGATGTTCATGGAGGCCGGCAACTGCATCACCTACTCGCTCTACCTGCCCCAGACGCTGGTGGATGGACTGAGCTTCGCTGATTCCTACCCGTTCCTTGACGCCTGGGTCATGGCGGCGCTGGAACGGCTGGGCATCAACGCGTTCTACATCCCGCTGAATGACATCGCCACGGACCAGGGAAAGATCGGCGGCGCCGCGCAGAAGCGGCTGGCCAACGGCGGCATGCTGCACCACGTCACCATGAGCTACGACATCGACGCCGACAAGATGGTGGAGGTCCTCCGGATCGGCAAGGAGAAGCTCTCGGATAAGGGCACCCGAAGCGCCAAGAAGCGGGTGGATCCGCTCCGCCGCCAGACCGGCCTGGCCCGCACAGCCATCATTGAGGCCATGATTGAGGTCTTCAGCGAGCGTTATGGGGCCACGCCGTCAACGCTGGCGGGACACGAGCTGGCAGCGGCCAAGGACCGTGTGGCCGCCAAGTTCGGCACGGAGGAGTGGCTCCACCGCGTTCCCTAA